TAAACAGGCGAACGCCTGGGTGGAACTGCTGTATTACAGCACAGGGTTACTGGATGTGGGAGCGGGAGTGACCACCGGGCAGGTGACCTCGTTTTCACTGGGCGCGGCAAGCTTCGACCCGAAGGCAAATCTCAACACCTATCAGGTGCGAGGAGACATTTCAGACCCTGCCTACTATCCGCCCGACTCGTTCGCCAGTCAGGGAGGTGGGGCGGCGACATGGGCAAACTTTGCCGGTACCGCCCGCAGTGCGGGCTGGCATCACGCCGCTATCTGGCTTTGGAAACCTGATGAGGTTCTCTTCATCGTCGATGGCGTGCTGAAGACGGAACCGCGTAACCCGGCGTATGGCGCCACGACGGTGCGCATTCGGGGACTTGCCAGCAACGCCACCGATTTCTACTTCGATGACGTCACGATAGGCACAGGCATTCCTCCCGCCATGCCCCGTTCAAACACCGCCTGCGCCGTCACGCTCACCGATTTCGTGGGCGATTACTCGCTGGTGGCTCTGCAGGTAGAGATACGCCAGCCCGACGATACGCAACCCCTGGAGACGCAAACGGTTTCGCTCTCGGAAGGGGGAAGTGTGCAACTCGCCCTGCCGGTCGGCACGTGGGATGTGGCGTTTAAGGCAGACCGTTCCCTGCGCCGGGTGTCGCGCAGTGTCAATGTGCCCTTCAGTGGCACGCTGAGCGTATCCCTGCTGGGTGGTGATGCCGATGGAGATAATGAAGTCACCCTGTTCGACTTCGGCAGGCTGGTGGCGGCGTTTGGCGCGTTTCGTGGCGACCCCCACTTCGACCCCGCCACCGACTTCGACGGCGACGAGGAGATCAGCCTGTTCGATTTCGGCGTTCTGGTGCGCAATTTCGGGCTGATTGGGGACGAGTAAGGGACCCGGCGGGAGCCTCGCCTTCCAATAGGCAATCGGTTCATGAACTGGAGGGCGAACCTCCCGGTGAGCCGAACACTTGGCGAACGACTCGGCGGGAGCCTCGCCCTCCAAGAGGTACCTGTTACCCGCGCTCCAGCTGCAGGGTCAGCGTTGGCGCGTCGCAAATCTCGCTCGGACCAAAATACTGGATGGGCCCGGGGAAGCGATAATCGTCCTCCACCGCCCACCTGTCGCGCTGCGCGGCGAAGGTCTGGAACGGCTTGCCGTTGAGGTCCACCAGCGCCTTTCGGATAACAGGCGTGGGTTTGCCCTTGCGCACCTCGATATTGAGCATCATCGTCACCGGCACGCCGCCCGCTACCCATTCCTCTGCGCTCCTGGTCAGGTGACGCACGTAAACGGTGTAACCCGTCAATCCGGCGCGTATCAGCTGCGCCGCAGCGTAGCCCAGCGTGTAGGCGTAGTCGGCGTCGAAGTTAGAAGGAGCAGCGCATCGCCCCTCGTAGCCGAAGAAGTGGCTCAGAGGACTGAACTTCACCTCTTTCGCCTCGCCCTTCGCCTGCATCTCGCGGATGCGGTCGGAGACGAGGTCAATCAGCAACCGCTCCGTCTCCACCTGTGACAGAGGCACGTTGCCGTGACTGTCGCGGCGCAGAAGCACTTCCTGAATGTCCTGAGGCAGAGAGCCGTATACTCGGGCGCTGTGGTCGCTGAGCTTGCTGCTCAGGTACTGCACACGCTCCGAATGGTCGGGCAGGCTGTGGATGTACTCTTCCTCCTGACCGAGTATCGCGCTGAGTTCATCGATGAGCGTCTTAATCTCGGCGATGAACTCCACGAGTCCCTCCGGCACCAGCGCGACGCCGTAGTTCTTGCCCGCCTGTGCCCGCTTCACCACCGAGTCCACGATTTGCTCCACAATCTGTTGCAGGGTGATGCCCTTCGCCTGCACCTCTTCCGAGATGAGCGCGATGTTGGGGTGGGTCTGCAGGGCGCATTCCAGCGTGACGTGGCTGGCAGCACGTCCCATCAGGCGGATGAAGTGCCAGTACTTCACCGCGGAGGTGGCATCGCGGGCGATATTGCCAATCAGCTCGGCGTACACCTTGCTGGCGGTATCGAAACCGAACGAGGCTTCGATGAGCTCGTTCTTCATGTCGCCATCGATGGTCTTGGGCACACCGATGATGCAGGTGGAGGAACCGACGGAGCGCAAATACTCGGCGAGAACCGCCGCATTGGTGTTCGAGTCGTCCCCGCCGATGATGACCAGTCCGTCCAGTCCCATCTCTTCAAAGTTCTTTCGGCAGGCTTCCAGTTCTTCCGGCTTTTCGATCTTGTCGCGCCCGGTCATAATCATGTTGAAGCCACCGGTGTTCCGATACTGGTCGACAACATCGGCGGTGAGTTCGATGTACTTGCCCTTGATAACGCCTGCGGGTCCCTTCAGGAAGCCGTATACCTTGCTGTCGGGGTTTGCCGCTTTCAGGGCGTCAAATACCCCGGCGATGACGTTATGTCCGCCAGGCGCAGGTCCACCCGAGAGCACCACCCCGACCTTGAGCGGTTTGGTGCTGAGGTCTCCCTTCCCTTCCACCAGCGTTGCGATGGGCTGACCGTAGGTGAGCGGAAAGAGTTTGCGGATTTCCTCCTTGTCGGTTGCCGGTTCGGTGGGTTCACCCAGCTGCACGGCGATGTTGCCCGTACGCAGAGCGGGTGGTAACTTGGGTTGATACGATGCTCGTGCTTGCTGTAGCGGAGATTTGCTGTCTGTCATCGTTGTCGCCTCTCTCTTTCCACGCTTTTATCGAGTATATCTTACAGCACAAGTCGCAAAATTGCTATAACAGTAGCACAAAAAGCCCCTCCACGCGGGAGGGGCTTCGGCACAGTAGCAGGAGAGCGTTACTCTTCCCCGATGAGCAAGCCGTAGGTTCCATCCCTGCGGCGGTAGAGCACCCGCACCCCCTGCGTCTCCATGTCCAGAAAGACATGGAAGTCGTGCTGTAACATCTCCATTTCCATCGCTGCCTCTTCGAGCGTGGAAGGCTTCAGCGTAAAGCGCTTGATGCGCGCGATGCGGAAGGGGGGAGCCTCCTCTTCACCCGGCTCGGTCGCAGGTTCTTCCCCTGTGGCTTCCAGCATCAGCGTAATCTCTTCCGCGTGCAACATATCCTCCCGGTCGCGCTTCGCCAGCGAGCGGAAGCGCTTGCCCTTGAAACGTGCCAGCTGCGCTTCCAGTTTGTCCACCACGCGGTCTACGGTAGCACGGAGGTCATTGGTGCTGTCTTCCGCACGCAGGGTGATTCCGTCGCCGTTCAGTGTGATCTCGATGGTGTGTCTGCCGCGGATCTCCTCGTGCACCACGGTGGCGGTGCGGAAGTTCTTGAAATGACGCTCCAGCTTGCTTATCTTCTTCCCAATGTACTCGCGCGCTGCCTGTGGCAGCGAACCCTCCATGTCACGGAATTGCACTTGCATGGCTACGCCTCTTGTTCACCCATAGTGGCAAGGCGATGAGCGCCTTGCCCTCTATTCTTATTATGAATGTTATTCACCATCGGTATCAGGTAAACCTTTGTGGAGCGGAAGATTTGCAGAACAATGACGCATGCCCCAGCGTCTATTTAGAGGTGTGAAATGCAGGGTATCCATCGAAGCGGGCACTTGGTAATCAGGGGCAGAGTGTGACATAATACAGGAGAAAAACACCCGACGTGCGAAAGGAGGTCTCTCACTGTGCGAATGAAACTGCTTGCAACCACTATACTGACTCTGGGGCTGATGGTCGGTGTGCTGGCAACGCCGGCTTATCTGGGAACATTTCGCAAAACTTACCGTCCGCCCAAAGACAGCGCATTGATGAAGGCGAATTGCAATGCCTGCCACTCGACGGGGACGCAGCTGAACTCCTACGGCAAGGACGTGCAGAAGGCGATGCAGGCAAAGAAAACGAAGGATTTGACCGCCGAGATTTTGAAATCTATTGAGAAGGTCGACTCGGACAAGGACGGTGTCTTGAACGTCAACGAAATCCGGGCCGGTACGCTTCCCGGCGACCCAAAGAGTAAGCCGTAGAGCGTCACGGCAAACCCTTTGCTGTGCCGAACAACGAAGGACACCCAAAGGAGGTAACCGCATGAACAGAGTGAGGATGCTGGTGAGTACGTTGCTTGCGCTGGGGCTGATGGTGAGTGCGCTGGCAACACCCAAGATGCAGGTGTTGTTCAACAAGACGTACCCTGCCCCCAAAGACAGCGCGCTGGCGAAAGCAAAGTGCATGGCCTGTCACGTCAAGGGCAAGGAGCTGAACGTCTACGGCAAGGACGTTCAGAAGGCAATGCAGGAGAAGAAGACGAAGGACCTGACCGCCGAGATTCTCAAGTCCATCGAGAATGTCGACTCGGACAAGGATGGGGTTTCCAACGGCAACGAGCTGAAAGCAGGCACTTTGCCCGGTGACCCGAAGAGCAAACCTGCCTCTTAACGGCATCGCCGTTCTCCTGTGCAACACCGTTGGGGCAGAACTCCGTGTCTGCCCCGCTCTACGCTATCCTGTGCTCTGCATGGCGGCGGCGATACCTGCGATGCTCAGCAGGATAGCATCATGCCAGGCACTCTGTACATCCTGTTCCCCGTGTTTCTCCCAGATGTCCAGCAGTGCCAGCTGGAGCTTGTTCAGGGGCATTACCGCCGGATTGCGCAGGTCTACCGTGCGTCGCACCACCATCGCATTCTGCATCAGCTCCGTTTGCCCGGTAATGCGCAGTATCCAGTCCATCGTGCGCTCAAATTCCTCTTCGATCAGGAGATGCAATCTCCGTCCCAGATCAACGGGTTGTACCCTGGACGCATAGAGCCGTGCGGTAGGCATGTGAGCACGTATCAGCTCCAGCTGCGCGTTGTCTACTATCATCCGGAAGAACGGCCACGCCCGATACATCTCCTGCAACAGCGCGAGGTTGTCGGGCGATTCGGAGCAGAACCATTGTAACGCGCTGCCCACTCCGTACCAACCCGGTATCGCATACCGGCTTTGCACCCAGGCGAATACCCATGGGATGGCTCGAAGGTTCTCCAGCCCGACGGTGTCCGCTCGAGGGCGGAACACCGGACGCGAGGCGATGGGCAGTCGGCTGATATGAGAGATGGGCGTTGCCTGGGTGTAAAACGCCCAGAAATCCGGATCCTCATACACCAGCGCGCGGTATACCTGCAGGGAGTGTCTGGCAAGGCTTTCCATTGCCGAGTACCAGCGCCGCGGAATGCGCTTACGGATGCGACCTGCGGTAGCCAGCATCACCGCGTGTGCCACCTGTTCCAGATGCCGATGGGCAAAGGGTATGAGACCGTAGCGGAACGAGACCACTTCACCCTGCTCGGTGAAGCGGATGCGACCGTTCAAGCTTCCCGGAGGCTGCGAGAGAATGGCTACGTTCGCCCTTCCCCCACCCCGTCCGACAGTGCCGCCCCGCCCGTGAAACAGACGGAAATCCACTCCTGCTTTACGACAGGTATCCGCCAGGCGAGCCTGGGTTTCGTAAAGCCACCAGTTCGCTGCCAGATAGCCACCGTCTTTGCTGCTGTCCGAGTAGCCCAGCATAATCTCCTGAAAGTGACCACGTGCCCGCAGGTGGTGTTCATAGGCGTGATTACCAAACAGCTGCTTCATCAGCGTGTGGCAGTTGCTCAAATCGTGTATGGTTTCAAAGAGTGGCACCACATCGATATCGCTCTTCATATGTCCATTTTGCCAGGACACCAAACCCGCCTCTTTCGCCAGAAGCAACACCTCCAGCACGTCGCTGATGCCGTGCGTCATGGAAATGATGTACGCCCGCACCGAGTCGGGTGAAATGTAGCGAAGGGCGTGCTTCATCACCTCGAACACCTGCATCACCGACTGAGCGTGCGGCGTGCCTGTCCATTCGCGAGGCAGCAGGGGGCGCGGATTGCACAGCTCCCGGGTCAGTAGACGCACCTTCTCTTCTTCCGGCAAATCCGAATAGCGCGTGTCACCTGGCAAGACTTTCGCCACTTCCAGAATCTCGTCAATCACTTTGGCGTGTTCATCACTGTGCTGGCGGATGTCCAGCGTTGCCAGATGGAAACCGAACACCCGACACTGGGCAATCATCTTTGCCAGAGGACCTTCTTCAGCCAGCGCACGCGCCCGGTTCTCGCGCAGGCTCCGCTGCAACAGCAACAGGTCTGCCAGAAGCTCCTGACTGTTCTGATAGGCAGGAAATCTGGCGACGAACGACGGTCCCTCCGCGTGGAAGTCGGTCAGCGCGTTGAGGTGTCGCAGGGTGGCACGGAGGCGAACCTCGATAAAGCAGAGCTTCAGCGCATAAGGCTCGCGCTCATGACGGTGCAGGATATGTGCGGGCAGAGCGAACTGTTCGCGGTCGTCATCAAGGGCGAGCAACAACTCTTCGTTCGCAGGCACCAGGCGTGTGCTCTGGGTCAACTCGCGCCGCAATTCCCGAACGCAGCGCAAGTAGTGCTGAAGTACCACCTTCTTATGCATTAACAGCGTCCACCAGGTCACCTCCGGAGTGACCTTGGGGTTACCGTCGCGGTCGCCACCCACCCACGAACGGAAGCGAATAAATGGAGGTATCTCGAAAACTGTATCTGGATAAGCGTGTCGAAGGGCAGTGCGCAGGTCTTCCATCAACCACGCCACCACGTCGAGGATCGTGTGCTGGAAAAAATACAGGGCGTTGCGTACCTCGTCATAGGGGGTGACGGTGGCGGAGCCGAACTCATCGGTTTGCCACAGGGCAGTGAGCGCACGCCTCAGCTCGCTTTCGGTGACGCCCACCATATCCAGAGGCATGTCCAGCCGAGGAGCACTCGGAGGAAGCGAACGCTCCGACAGGTGTTGCACAATCCGGTACAGCTTGTCCAGCACGGAACGACGACGGGCTTCGGTCGGATGCGCGGTAATGGTGGGACAGATGTCCAGCTGGTAAAGCAGTTGCTGCATCTGTTCGGCGGTCATCCCGCTCTCTTTCAAACGCAGCACCGCTTCACGGATCGACTCGGGGCGAGGTTCACCTGTGGCCTGCAGTTGTCTCTCGCGGTTTACCCGCACAATCTCTTTCTGTTCCACCATGTTCAGCAGCTGGAACAGCACGGTATATGCCCGCAACAGTTGACGCACAAAGTAGGGGTTTCTCAACTGCGGGATGCGCTCCATCAGGGTATGAGGGTCTTCCGTCTCGCTTTCCTCGTACAGCACACGCGCGACTTGCAACAGTTCTTCGCCCTCCTGCTCTTGAAGCACCTCGCCCAGCAGCTGGTCTACGAGCGTGACATCGTCGCACATGGGGCGAGACAGCCCCGCACACTCCGCCGACAAGCCCAGAAAAGCTCCCATTGCCCCTCCTGATAGAAACCCACTGCTAATCCATACTCATTTCTCCACCACCAGGAGCAGGGCTATGGTGCGAACCTGTGGTTCTCATAACCCACGCTCCGGCGCATTTGGGAAGAACAGGTTCTTTACAAGACGTTGAATCTCCTGCTCCTGAGGGAGAACTCCTATGCGAAGTCATATCCTGATGGAGTCTGAAGGCGTTTCCGCGCTTAAGTCTCAGCCGGCAGCCACATCGGAACGCAGCCACCGGCTGAGAGTAACGGATGTGCGTGCGCAGACGGATTTAGGTCCAGTGTACCGGGCGTACTCGGGGCGCACGTGCCAGATAGCGTTTCGCCTGTTCAGGGGTCATCTCCGGGTTGCGGAAGGAGATACCGGACAACCTCAGCATCCGGTGGAAAGCCTCCTTGTGGGGCTGAATACCCGCAAACATCTCCTTTCCCGCCCCCAATGCGGTCACCAGCGTCCAGTCGCCCGTGTGCTGCGTGCCAATCCATGCGATGCCGAAGTAGTTAGCCAGCACCTCGCCCATCACCCCGACTAAACTAGCATGGGCGCGGTTGAGTGTCGGCGCAGGCTTACCCGCAGCCACATTGGCAATAACCTCCGCCTCTTCACGACTGATTTCGACACCAATGACTTCGCGGATGACCTCGCGAACCCTGTCGGCAGTGGGCGCACCCGCCTTCCGCAGCTGTTCCTGAACGGCGACGTAAGAGCCCTTCGCCTTTGTGATGCGTTCCAAACACTTCTCGCTGTCGCGGTATTCTTCGCCCATGCCGTTCAAGCCGGGGTTGGAGTTGCCGTGGTCGCTGGTGACGATGAGCAGCGTGTCGGGATTTCGGCGCACGAACTCCAGCGCTACTGCCACGGCATCGTCAAAGGCGAGCTGGTCCCACAAGATGGCGGCGGGGTCGTTGGCATGTGCGGCGTGGTCTACACGCCCGCCCTCCACCTGAAGCAGGAAACCTTTCGGGGAGCGGGAAAGCATTTCCAGCGCGGCACGTGTCATCTCCGCCAGCGTTGGCACCTGCGCCCAGATTTGCGGGTCGTTCTTGTGGTCGATGGTGTAGGGCACATGTCCTGACCAGAACAGCCCGAGTACCTTTTCAGGGCGTTCGCGCCCGGTCACCTGCTCCCGTCTCTCCCAGAAGGCATAGCCCTTCTGCTGGTATTCGGCAATAAGGTCGCGTTTGTCCGCGCGCTGCACAGGGTCGAAGAACCGCCGTCCACCGCCCATCAGCACGTCCACCAAATCTAAATACTGCGTGGCGATAATATGCTCGTCGTCGCGGTTGGGGGTCACCGCTGCGAAACCGGCTGGGGTGGCGTGGGTGATGGTCGTCGTGGTTACCAGCCCTACCCGTTTGCCCGCCCGCTTCATCAGGTGTGCAATCGGGGTCAGTTTGGTGCCGTCGGGCAGTACGTTGACGGCTCCGTTGAACACCCTTGAGCCACTGCCCCACGCGCTGCTCGCCGCCGACGAGTCGGTCACCAGCGAGTCCAGCGATCTGGTCTCGAAAAGCCCCACAACCGCCTCCGGGTCCTGCAAGAGCTGGAACCATCGCGTGCCTTTGCCACGTGCCATCCGAGAGAACGGCTCTGCCATCGATGGCACGCCCATGCTCATGCCGTCGGAGACCATGAAGATGATGTTTTTGGGAGCTCGCGAACGCCCTTGCGCTGACGATTGCCGCGCCAGCAAACCACCGCTGAACAGGGCTACCGTACTTGCCTGCAACAGTTCCCGCCGTGACAGTGTAGAAGATGCCATTTGCCTCCTCCCGCGCGTTTAATCGTGGTTGTCCAGTTTGATTCTGCAACCCGCGCCACTAACTAAATTTCATTATACCTCCAGCAATGTTAAGGCGGTGTGAAGTTCCGTAATCAGGCGGGTTCAGAAGTTCAAACCGCGTGCAGGAGCACACGGTCCGGTGAGGAATCACTCCACCGAAAATCCGTTTTCAGGAGGAATCAAAGCCATGCGCTCGTTGGTAGCTTCCATGACTGACCCGGACGAGGTTCAGGAGTGGATGTTCGCTCAGTTCGCCGCTGGGGCGGTGCCGCCGTTTTCGTTTCAGTATGGGAACAGGTCGTCCGCAGAACTCTTGCCTCAATGGCAACTTCAACATCACAGCCGTCGCCCTGCTCGTTCGCGTACTCTGCACACCTTCATTTACACGGACCCTGCCACGGGCTTGCAGGTGGAATGCGAATGCACGCTGTTTGCGGATTTCCCCGCCATCGAGTGGCTCCTGCGGGTTCGCAACACCAGCACGCAGGAGAGCCCTGTTCTGGCGAATCTGCAAGCGATAGACACCGCGCTTTCGGGCGCAACCCACTGGAAGCTGCACCGGGCACGGGGCAGCAGTGCAGAGAAAGACGACTTTGCTCCACTGGTGGACGACCTGACGCCCGGCAAAACGGTGCACCTTGCGCCGGTGGGAGGGCGATCCTCGAACACCGTTGCCCTGCCCTTCTTCAACCTGCAAACGGACGACGGTGGAGTCGCGTTCGCCATCGGCTGGTCGGGGCAGTGGGCGGCAGACTTCTGGGTGGAGGACGGCAACACACTGCGCCTGCGGTCTGGTATGGAACAGACGCACCTGAAGCTGCACCCTGGCGAAGCGATACGCACACCGCGTATCCTATTGCTCTTCTGGCAGGGCGAGGACGAGTTCGTGGGGTTCAACCGGTTGCGCCGCTTTTTGTTGCGACACCACGTGCCACAACGTCGAGGCAAGCCGGTGACCCTACCCTTCACCTGCACCTTTTGTGGACCTCCAGAGTGGGCGAACCCCGCCACCGAGCAGAACCAGATTGAGCTCGCCCAGCAGTTCGCGCCCCTTGGGGTGGAGTATTTCTGGGTGGACGCGGGCTGGTTCGAGGGGCTATGGCCTGACGGCGTGGGCAACTGGTTCCCGCGTAAGGACGCCTTTCCACGCGGACTGCGACCGCTCTCCGATAGCGTGCGAGAGGTGGGCATGAAGGGGCTGCTGGTGTGGTTTGAGCCCGAGCGCGTCTTTCGGA
The Bacillota bacterium DNA segment above includes these coding regions:
- the ppc gene encoding phosphoenolpyruvate carboxylase — encoded protein: MGAFLGLSAECAGLSRPMCDDVTLVDQLLGEVLQEQEGEELLQVARVLYEESETEDPHTLMERIPQLRNPYFVRQLLRAYTVLFQLLNMVEQKEIVRVNRERQLQATGEPRPESIREAVLRLKESGMTAEQMQQLLYQLDICPTITAHPTEARRRSVLDKLYRIVQHLSERSLPPSAPRLDMPLDMVGVTESELRRALTALWQTDEFGSATVTPYDEVRNALYFFQHTILDVVAWLMEDLRTALRHAYPDTVFEIPPFIRFRSWVGGDRDGNPKVTPEVTWWTLLMHKKVVLQHYLRCVRELRRELTQSTRLVPANEELLLALDDDREQFALPAHILHRHEREPYALKLCFIEVRLRATLRHLNALTDFHAEGPSFVARFPAYQNSQELLADLLLLQRSLRENRARALAEEGPLAKMIAQCRVFGFHLATLDIRQHSDEHAKVIDEILEVAKVLPGDTRYSDLPEEEKVRLLTRELCNPRPLLPREWTGTPHAQSVMQVFEVMKHALRYISPDSVRAYIISMTHGISDVLEVLLLAKEAGLVSWQNGHMKSDIDVVPLFETIHDLSNCHTLMKQLFGNHAYEHHLRARGHFQEIMLGYSDSSKDGGYLAANWWLYETQARLADTCRKAGVDFRLFHGRGGTVGRGGGRANVAILSQPPGSLNGRIRFTEQGEVVSFRYGLIPFAHRHLEQVAHAVMLATAGRIRKRIPRRWYSAMESLARHSLQVYRALVYEDPDFWAFYTQATPISHISRLPIASRPVFRPRADTVGLENLRAIPWVFAWVQSRYAIPGWYGVGSALQWFCSESPDNLALLQEMYRAWPFFRMIVDNAQLELIRAHMPTARLYASRVQPVDLGRRLHLLIEEEFERTMDWILRITGQTELMQNAMVVRRTVDLRNPAVMPLNKLQLALLDIWEKHGEQDVQSAWHDAILLSIAGIAAAMQSTG
- the raiA gene encoding ribosome-associated translation inhibitor RaiA is translated as MQVQFRDMEGSLPQAAREYIGKKISKLERHFKNFRTATVVHEEIRGRHTIEITLNGDGITLRAEDSTNDLRATVDRVVDKLEAQLARFKGKRFRSLAKRDREDMLHAEEITLMLEATGEEPATEPGEEEAPPFRIARIKRFTLKPSTLEEAAMEMEMLQHDFHVFLDMETQGVRVLYRRRDGTYGLLIGEE
- a CDS encoding alkaline phosphatase, with amino-acid sequence MASSTLSRRELLQASTVALFSGGLLARQSSAQGRSRAPKNIIFMVSDGMSMGVPSMAEPFSRMARGKGTRWFQLLQDPEAVVGLFETRSLDSLVTDSSAASSAWGSGSRVFNGAVNVLPDGTKLTPIAHLMKRAGKRVGLVTTTTITHATPAGFAAVTPNRDDEHIIATQYLDLVDVLMGGGRRFFDPVQRADKRDLIAEYQQKGYAFWERREQVTGRERPEKVLGLFWSGHVPYTIDHKNDPQIWAQVPTLAEMTRAALEMLSRSPKGFLLQVEGGRVDHAAHANDPAAILWDQLAFDDAVAVALEFVRRNPDTLLIVTSDHGNSNPGLNGMGEEYRDSEKCLERITKAKGSYVAVQEQLRKAGAPTADRVREVIREVIGVEISREEAEVIANVAAGKPAPTLNRAHASLVGVMGEVLANYFGIAWIGTQHTGDWTLVTALGAGKEMFAGIQPHKEAFHRMLRLSGISFRNPEMTPEQAKRYLARAPRVRPVHWT
- a CDS encoding diphosphate--fructose-6-phosphate 1-phosphotransferase, with protein sequence MTDSKSPLQQARASYQPKLPPALRTGNIAVQLGEPTEPATDKEEIRKLFPLTYGQPIATLVEGKGDLSTKPLKVGVVLSGGPAPGGHNVIAGVFDALKAANPDSKVYGFLKGPAGVIKGKYIELTADVVDQYRNTGGFNMIMTGRDKIEKPEELEACRKNFEEMGLDGLVIIGGDDSNTNAAVLAEYLRSVGSSTCIIGVPKTIDGDMKNELIEASFGFDTASKVYAELIGNIARDATSAVKYWHFIRLMGRAASHVTLECALQTHPNIALISEEVQAKGITLQQIVEQIVDSVVKRAQAGKNYGVALVPEGLVEFIAEIKTLIDELSAILGQEEEYIHSLPDHSERVQYLSSKLSDHSARVYGSLPQDIQEVLLRRDSHGNVPLSQVETERLLIDLVSDRIREMQAKGEAKEVKFSPLSHFFGYEGRCAAPSNFDADYAYTLGYAAAQLIRAGLTGYTVYVRHLTRSAEEWVAGGVPVTMMLNIEVRKGKPTPVIRKALVDLNGKPFQTFAAQRDRWAVEDDYRFPGPIQYFGPSEICDAPTLTLQLERG
- a CDS encoding alpha-galactosidase, with protein sequence MRSLVASMTDPDEVQEWMFAQFAAGAVPPFSFQYGNRSSAELLPQWQLQHHSRRPARSRTLHTFIYTDPATGLQVECECTLFADFPAIEWLLRVRNTSTQESPVLANLQAIDTALSGATHWKLHRARGSSAEKDDFAPLVDDLTPGKTVHLAPVGGRSSNTVALPFFNLQTDDGGVAFAIGWSGQWAADFWVEDGNTLRLRSGMEQTHLKLHPGEAIRTPRILLLFWQGEDEFVGFNRLRRFLLRHHVPQRRGKPVTLPFTCTFCGPPEWANPATEQNQIELAQQFAPLGVEYFWVDAGWFEGLWPDGVGNWFPRKDAFPRGLRPLSDSVREVGMKGLLVWFEPERVFRSTWIDREHPDWVLRLPNEPNGLLNLGNPDAVRWLTEHLSQMIVQEGIDIYRHDFNIEPLPYWRAHDAPDRQGIAEIRYVEGLYTLWDTLRERHPDLLIDNCASGGRRIDLETVSRSVALWRTDYMSFEPVSQQCHTMGISRYLPTTSSVCGYPDAYLLRSAMNNGLLLWKAWVNAAPDEECRGLLPPEATWQAGHRFPSGRAKALAAEFRRVRAYFFGDFYPLTPYSTADDAWMAYQFHLPEKDAGIALVFRRARCWPREQTISLRALNPEETYEIRMTDENLRHTVSQASGSDLLQGLLVRIDRAPGSLLLEYRKR